One Candidatus Zixiibacteriota bacterium genomic window, AGCGTGCGAGCTGGAAATAACGGTCGAAGCCGGCAATCATCAGGATTTGCTTGAATAACTGCGGCGATTGCGGCAGCGCGTAGAACTTGCCCGGATGCACTCGCGACGGCACCACGTAGTCGCGCGCGCCCTCCGGCGTCGAGCGCATCATCAACGGCGTCTCGATCTCAAGGAATCTCTGCTCGTGCATATACTGCCGCACCGCAAACGCCAGCCGATGGCGCAGCTCGATCTTGTCCGCCAGAAAACGGCGGCGCAGATCGAGATAGCGGTAGGTCAGCCGCAAGTCTTCATTGGCCGTAGTCTCTTCCTCAATTTCAAACGGCGGCGTCTCCGACTCGGCCAGCACTTCGAAATCGCGCACGTCCACCTCGATTGCGCCGGTCGCAAGGTTCGGATTGATCATCCCCTCCGGACGCAGCATCACCGTGCCGACGACGGCAATGACGAATTCGCCGCGGAAATGCCCCGCCTCGTTCATCTGTTCCTCGGTGAAATTCTGCGGATGGAAAACCACCTGCGTGATGCCAAACCGGTCGCGCAGATCGATAAACAGGATTCCGCCGTGATTGCGATATTTCTTGACCCAGCCGTTGAGCCGGACCGTTTGCCCCGCGTGCGCCTTGGTCAGTTCGCCGCAGGTGTGCGTGCGTTGAAATTGCGAAAAAGGTCTCATTCTGCTTCCGTAATCATAGTTTTCCCACCCTTCGCTCCGCTCCGGGTGGGCGACAGTTGGCACGAGATTGTGCGATTGGCCGCGAATTTAGCGGCGGATTAGCCGCGAAGATAATCAAATAGAGAGATTTTCAAAGAGGAATTGTTGGCATCGCCGATCGCTTCCTGACCACGCCCGATGCCTCAACATTTCTCGTTGCAATGCTGGCGATCTCTGCTACTTTCCCTGAATGATGAGCGTTCCGACAGCGACAACTAATGCCGAGAACCGATCCCAATGAGTTTGTTGACCGTTCTCGCCATCGCCGTCGGTCTGGCGATGGACGCCTTCGCCGTCGCGGTCGCGGTCGGGACGCGCCTGCACCCGCTTACCTTTCGCCACTACTTCCGCCTCTCATTTCACTTCGGACTCTTCCAGGCACTGATGCCGGTCATCGGCTGGTACCTCGGCACCAAGGTCGAACATCTGATCGGTTCCCTCGACCACTGGCTCGCCTTTGCCTTGTTGGTCTGGATCGGCGGCAAGATGCTGTTTGATGCTTACCGCCACAAAGAGCACATCAACGTCGCCCTCGCCGATCCGACGCGCAAGTGGTCGCTGGTGCTGTTGTCGATCGCGACCAGCATCGATGCGCTGGCGGTCGGTCTGTCGGTGGCGCTGCTGCAGGTCAGTATCCTGATGCCGAGCGTCGTGATCGGCATCGTCGCGCTAGCCTTCACCGCGATCGGCTTGCTCTGCGGCCACTGTCTCGGCGCGCGCATCGGCCGCCGCGCGGAATTTGTCGGCGGCATCATCCTGATCGTGATCGGGGCGCGCATTCTGATTGCGCATCTGATTTGATCGCGCCACAGTGCGCCGGTCCATATTTCGATTGCATTCTTTGCGCGGAACTCGTATACAAGCTTCTACGTAAACTGCAACTATCGAAACGAGTTGCAGCTGCCCTGAAGGAGAATTCATGAAGAAGCGCAAAATCACCAAGGATGACTTGCTGAAAATGAAGTTTGTCGACGGCGTTGCCTTGTCGCCGGACGAAACCGAAATCGCGGTCAACGTCCGCACCATTGCCGCAGACAAGAAGAAATACCATTCGCATTTGTACATGATCAACGTCGACGGCTCCGACCTGCGCCAGTACACGCACGGCGAGGTCTCCGATTCGGTGCCGGTGTTTTCACGCGACGGCAAGTGGCTGGCGTTTGTATCGAAGCGCAATGACAAGAAGGGCATCTACGTCATGCCGCGCCACGGCGGCGAACCGCGGCTGCTCAACGATATGGAAGGCGATTTCGGCGACCTGCAGTTCACGCCTGACTCCAAGAAGATTCTGTGCACGTTTCGCAAGTACGACGACGTGCCCAAGACCAAGGACGGTAAGCGCGAAACTCCGGTCTATCGCCATATCACCCGGTTGTTCCACAAGCTCGACAACTACGGCTTTATGCCGAAAGAGGAAGCGCAGATCTGGACGATCGACCTGACGACGGGCAAAGGCACCCAGCTCACCAAGGGCGGCGTCGAGAAGTCCTCGGTGACCTGCTCGCCGGACGGCCGCTGGATTGCCTATGTCACCAACATCCAGCGCAACTTCGATCTCTATCCCGATCTGCAGGATATCTTCATCATGCCTGCCCATGGCGGCAAGGCGCGATTGATTGCGACACCCAAAGGTCCGCTCGGCTTCGTCAAGTTCTCGCCCGACGGCAAATTCCTCGCCTATCTCGGCCACGACAACCCCGATGACTCCTGGGGCGTGACCAACTGGAACGCCTGGAAAGTCCCGGTGCGCGGCGGCAAAGCGGTCAATCTTACCAAACGACTTGACCGCTACTGCATGGACGAGACGATCTCCGATACCGTCGAAGCCCACTCCGGCGGTCTGGTGCATTGGTCACCCGACGGCCGCTGGATTTACTTTGTGCTCAGCGACTCCGGCAGCACCAATCTCTACCGCGTCTCTGCCAGCGGCCGCGTCATCGAGCCGGTCGTGCGCGGCAAACAGCATGTCATGGGCGCCTCCCTCAACGGCAAAACGACCAAAGTCGCCCTCGTGATCTCGAATCACACTTTGCCGGCGGAAGTCCATGCGTTCGACCTCGTCAAGCGCAATGCCCGGGTCGAGAAATTGACCGCCTTCAACAAAGCGCTCATGGACGAAATCATGCTGGCCAAGCCGGAGGAAATCATTTTCCGCGGCAAGGGTAACTATCCGGTCCACGGCTGGATCATGAAACCGCCCGATTTCTCGCCGCGCCGCAAGTATCCGTCGGTGCTGGAGATTCACGGCGGTCCGCGCGTGCAGTACGGCAACAGCTTCTTCCACGAATTCCAGGTGCTCGCCGCTGCCGGCTATGTCGTGTATTTCAGCAACATCCGCGGCGGTCAGGGTTATGGCGAGAAGCACGCTGACACCATTACCAACGCCTGGGGCACGGTCGATTTCGATGACTGTATGGCATTCGCCGACTACATGGAAGCCAAGCCCTACATTAACAAGAAGCGCATGGGCGTGACCGGCGGCAGCTACGGTGGTTACATGACCAATTGGATCGTCGGGCACACCAACCGCTTTGCCGCGGCGATCACCCAGCGCTCGGTCGTCAATCTCGAGTCGATGTTTGGCTCCTCCGATATCGGCTACCTGATGACGAAGGAAATCTTCGGCACGCCTTACAACAATCTCGATAATTGGCGCAAGATGTCGCCGCTGACCTATGTCAAGAAGATCCGCACGCCGCTGCTGATCTCGCACTCGGAGCAGGACTTGCGCTGCCCGATCGAGCAGGGTGAGCAGCTATTCATTTCACTCAAGATGCTCGGCCGGACGGTCGAGATGATCCGCTTCCCGGATGAACCGCACGGCTTGTCGCGTTGCGGCCGGCCCGACCGGCGGCTGGTGCGGCTCGAGTGGTTCGTCAAGTGGTTTGACCGCTACCTGAAAGGCAAGAAGTAGTGGCCGCTGGAGCTGCTGCCGGAAGCGGCGCGGCTGCGGCCGCCGCCAAAGCCGCGCGCGAACAAATTGAACTCAAGCTCAAATGGGAGATTGTGACGATGTTCGAACCGATTGCCTGCCCCTCATGCGGTCGCGGCAAACTTCTGCCGCTGCTCATGACTAACGCCACCAACTGGGTGTGCAGCGAGCCGACCTGCACCTACATCATCCATCAGCATGGCTCGGACAACACCAAGGTTTGGAAAGGGCTGGCGCACAAACCGAACCAGCAGCCCTCTGACGGCTGGCTAGAAACGCCCTAGCTTCAACGAGCAGAGAGGTTCGCCGGCGGCGCGCCTCTCTGCCCGCCCGCACATTCAATTCACCAGCGGAACTCAATTTCGACGCGCCGATTCTGTTCGCGGCCGGCGCGCGTGCGATTGGAGGCAATCGGATTGACCGC contains:
- a CDS encoding manganese efflux pump, which translates into the protein MSLLTVLAIAVGLAMDAFAVAVAVGTRLHPLTFRHYFRLSFHFGLFQALMPVIGWYLGTKVEHLIGSLDHWLAFALLVWIGGKMLFDAYRHKEHINVALADPTRKWSLVLLSIATSIDALAVGLSVALLQVSILMPSVVIGIVALAFTAIGLLCGHCLGARIGRRAEFVGGIILIVIGARILIAHLI
- a CDS encoding S9 family peptidase, encoding MKKRKITKDDLLKMKFVDGVALSPDETEIAVNVRTIAADKKKYHSHLYMINVDGSDLRQYTHGEVSDSVPVFSRDGKWLAFVSKRNDKKGIYVMPRHGGEPRLLNDMEGDFGDLQFTPDSKKILCTFRKYDDVPKTKDGKRETPVYRHITRLFHKLDNYGFMPKEEAQIWTIDLTTGKGTQLTKGGVEKSSVTCSPDGRWIAYVTNIQRNFDLYPDLQDIFIMPAHGGKARLIATPKGPLGFVKFSPDGKFLAYLGHDNPDDSWGVTNWNAWKVPVRGGKAVNLTKRLDRYCMDETISDTVEAHSGGLVHWSPDGRWIYFVLSDSGSTNLYRVSASGRVIEPVVRGKQHVMGASLNGKTTKVALVISNHTLPAEVHAFDLVKRNARVEKLTAFNKALMDEIMLAKPEEIIFRGKGNYPVHGWIMKPPDFSPRRKYPSVLEIHGGPRVQYGNSFFHEFQVLAAAGYVVYFSNIRGGQGYGEKHADTITNAWGTVDFDDCMAFADYMEAKPYINKKRMGVTGGSYGGYMTNWIVGHTNRFAAAITQRSVVNLESMFGSSDIGYLMTKEIFGTPYNNLDNWRKMSPLTYVKKIRTPLLISHSEQDLRCPIEQGEQLFISLKMLGRTVEMIRFPDEPHGLSRCGRPDRRLVRLEWFVKWFDRYLKGKK